The genome window TTAAGTCTCTAAGCATTAAATGAGATGAATGAACATGAATTTAAAATGTCACTAGTTAGTCTCTATGCATGAAATGAGATCGATGACcttaaaccaaaaataaataaataaattgcagTTGGAATTACTCTTTACCTCCATGATGTCCTCAGGCAACAAGAAAATGGAGCAACCAAGCTTTCGTGCAACACTGACTATGTACGTAGCATTCAACTTCTTTTCTTCAGCTATCATtgcaacaagaaaagaaacccACTTCTCTCATCAGTACTCTACTCAAAATTAATTCGGTCAAAGTCCTTTTCCTGCTCAATTGTAAATGAAAACATTGCAAAAAGAATCTTACCACTTTCACCCTTAGTAACAAGGTTCCAGTTGACAACCCTAGGCTCTACAGCACTGAGAAGCTCAAGGAAGAAAATCCCATTTGATAGGCTCTTATCCTGGAGAGAAATCCCAGGTTTCAGAATACCACATATAATCATGTTTAGGATTATGATTGCATCTATAATGTGAGATGAAAACAGGTTTAGTCTGTTTGAACCTTAAAACTCTCCATTCGAGAAGTCCTGCCAGTGCTTTTGACTTTGTTGTTAGCCCAATTTAAAATATCAGCATCTGTCATCTCCTTTCCTTGAGAGCGAGATCTTAGATTCCTCAAAAGTTGAAGAATATTAAACCTCATCAACTGCCATAGGAaagctgaaaaaaaaaatcaaacaaacttTAGCATTTAACAACAAATTCTCAGGAATCACAGATGAAAAGTAATCCATCTTAGgaacagagagaaaaacatTTTTAATTTAACTGGGAGTAGCAAAAAACTAGACAGCATCTTATTcttgagaagagagaaaagaagttTAAGGTTACGTCAGACTAAAAAATAAGTTACCCTCTGAAAGCAAATTTATGTACTCAATCAATAACTACATCATGCATATACCTTTCAGAACTCAAAATTAAACTGATTTAGTCAGTCAAATCAATAGAAGATAATTAAAGCCAGTAATGAAAAAAAGAGTGAACATGCAAACAATTAGATTTAGTACATAATAAGTTGCTGCAGTAGATCAATTAAGCTCAAAACCTAAGGGACTAGGAAGGTGTGCACGCAAATATTCATAAACACTGTGAAAATTAATTACCAAGTATGAGCTTCTTATTTCCCTGCACAATATCATTTCCAGCTACATTCACCAGCGAAAATTTCAATTGCTTCCCAATCTTTACAACTTGATTGCAATTCTCTACTTTTCTAAACGGCATCTTAATTGGAGGTTTTGATGCTTGCTTCCAGTTAACTGATCCTGGAGAAACCTTATCAAGCACTTCTAAGAGTATCCATCTGCATACGAGAATTatgaaaatcaagaaaatcaaaCCCATAAATAAGAAGCTTGTGAATGCCAAAATCATAGAATTAAAAGTACTACGTATGTTAGGAAAAAGTGATAAATTTATTTCTGTCAAATAAACTTGATGCAATTTGGCAAATGACTTGTTACACGGGGTTTGACTTATAAGTTCATAAACGacaactttttaaaatatggaTGATTTTTTGGTACATTAAAAACTCTTGCTTAAATTAGGAACACTCACCCATTTCTCACATCCTCAAATACATTATTAACATAAGTAGCAATGCCTAGACTGTTGATCCACAGACGGAAGCATCTCTCTTCTCTTGATGTTTGCACATCATCTGTCATCATCTCGGCAAAAGAAATCTTCTTGCTATCTGTAGTGAGGCCATTCCTGTACATGGTATACTCTTAATTACCAAATAGTTAAACAAACTTATATAATTTGGTTACAAATCAAGACATCAACCACATCCACACatagagacagagagagacagagaatCATGCTCGCTTGTGAGAGAGTTTGGCCTGACCAACCGTATTTACTGACAAATGACAATCTAACTGCGTAATAGACTGTCTAGCATGTAGTATATATAATACTTTtctaaagaaaataaagacaaaaaacATTAGGCTACTATAAGGAAATGATTTCATCACATTCTTTTGACAACATATCATCTGCAGGATCAGATGGTAAGCTCATTCTCgaattttttgtcaaacaaaaaacaaataaaacacaaaGTTATCTtcttactaaaaaaaaagtagtcaTAGTTCACGTCCCACCTTTCATGGAATATTTGTGCCACAAATGCCAGATTTAAGTTTGAAGAACCCTCAAGAATGTCTTTTGGGGATAAGTATCTTTTGCAGTTCATTCTCTCAGCATGGTCAAGAACCAATTTTGCCCTTTCATTGGGTTTGGCATCCAAAGTGGCAGGATTGCAGTGTTCCGGAGCAAGAACATTAAGTAAGTAAGCATAAGCTTCTCCATCCTGTGCGTCCATTACAAATTATGACATAAATAATCAGTGGGTTATAGGTCAATTTAATTCATGAGAAACCAATAATAATCCAGTGGCTTAAGAGAACTGCAACTTCTGATTAAATGAAGAAGATAAGCGAGGAAAGTATAATATTTAAGGATATCGCTTGCGAATATTTAAACCCGAAACAGTCTCGTTAAACCAACTATAGTCTTTTACACTATAAAACctaattactattcatttatAGATATCTCAGTATGATTCATTTATAGATACCGCTACTCCCTGGCAAGTCATAATGACACTGCTATTGTGCTACATGCTCCTAGATATACAATACTATAGGAATGGCAAAATACCTTCACATCAGAGGAAAAGTTTGAAACAGGTTTCTTATAGCCTGCTTTTTGGAgatggaaattcatccatttCAATAAGACCTTCTCGGGGGGTAAACTCAAAAGCTCTTCAACATCCTGTGAGAAAAGAAGTCTTTAACAAGCAATTTTTTACTAAAAGTTTTTGGAATATGAGAACAcagaaaaaatttctaaattacAATACATTGCTATCCTCCACCAATTCCACAAGTTGAGGCGTCTTCTTAAGGTTGAGATCTGCCAACAGTTGGATCTGAACTTGGCACATTAATTTCATGCAAGGAAAAaggggaaagagagaaatacATCATATGCTATTGCAAGTAAACTTTATCTGAGGTTATGATAGAGTGAATAATTAAACTTTAGCTGCCTACCTTTATAATTTGGGAAATCAACCCCAATACCAGATGAGGCTGCaaataaataaccaaaacATGAATTTCCCAGTACCAAAATGTATACTAAACTGACTTATTTCTCAATTGAAAAAACGTACTCTTCCTTCAATAAGGTCCTGTGTGCCTATGTTAACCACTGTGCAGCCAATGGCCTTGGCAGAGTTAAGGCAAAGAGTATGGTTTTCATTCCTCTCCCATGGGTTGAGGACCCGTTTGGTGTTAATTGCTCGTTCATCTATTGTCCCAGGCACAGCAACATTTATAAGCTTACTGCATTTGATCCATTAGATGAatcaacaaaacaataaaataacagCTTTAACTGACAAAACTGGATAGAAAATAATCAACCAAACCCTGCTTAAATACCATAGGAGAACTCCATCTTTTGCAAGGTTGA of Prunus dulcis chromosome 4, ALMONDv2, whole genome shotgun sequence contains these proteins:
- the LOC117624835 gene encoding fimbrin-1-like, with protein sequence MSSYGGVIISDQWLQSQFTQVELRSLISKFNSVKNHNGKVMAGDLPPLMVKLKAFRDMYSEEDIRGTLSGLGSNFSDEIDFESFLKAYLNLQGQTTAKLGGSKNSSSFLKATTTTLLHTISESERASYVAHINSYLGDDPFLKQYLPLDPATNDLFNLAKDGVLLCKLINVAVPGTIDERAINTKRVLNPWERNENHTLCLNSAKAIGCTVVNIGTQDLIEGRPHLVLGLISQIIKIQLLADLNLKKTPQLVELVEDSNDVEELLSLPPEKVLLKWMNFHLQKAGYKKPVSNFSSDVKDGEAYAYLLNVLAPEHCNPATLDAKPNERAKLVLDHAERMNCKRYLSPKDILEGSSNLNLAFVAQIFHERNGLTTDSKKISFAEMMTDDVQTSREERCFRLWINSLGIATYVNNVFEDVRNGWILLEVLDKVSPGSVNWKQASKPPIKMPFRKVENCNQVVKIGKQLKFSLVNVAGNDIVQGNKKLILAFLWQLMRFNILQLLRNLRSRSQGKEMTDADILNWANNKVKSTGRTSRMESFKDKSLSNGIFFLELLSAVEPRVVNWNLVTKGESAEEKKLNATYIVSVARKLGCSIFLLPEDIMEVNQKMLLTLTASIMFWSLQQAVDDTEISLSPVDASPATSINGEDECSSSLGGEISNLSIDDTASDTTVTSQFENEGSTVSTASTPLGDGIRAEEKGCIAVQ